A window of Candidatus Obscuribacterales bacterium contains these coding sequences:
- a CDS encoding precorrin-8X methylmutase translates to MVQSLYDIPCFMEWHITDAQSLRIIDQEIGDHPFSPSEYEVVRRVIYATADFDYASLIHFSHQALQAGAAALAARSTVIVDVPMVQVGIMPNIQASFANPVYCSMEAITRPQRDKTQAAWGIETLARRYPEGIFVVGQAQTALSAIVGLLETGDIKPALVVGTPAGFVGLEDMSDRLSQTQIPHILIRGRKGSSVVAAAIVNGLAALAWQAYGHTSNGVG, encoded by the coding sequence ATGGTTCAATCCCTTTATGACATCCCCTGTTTTATGGAATGGCACATTACAGATGCTCAAAGCCTGAGAATTATTGATCAAGAGATTGGCGATCATCCCTTCTCTCCATCGGAATATGAGGTGGTGCGCCGTGTCATCTATGCCACGGCAGATTTTGACTATGCGTCGTTGATTCACTTCTCCCACCAAGCTTTACAGGCGGGGGCAGCAGCTTTGGCGGCCCGCAGCACCGTGATTGTGGATGTACCCATGGTGCAGGTTGGCATCATGCCCAATATTCAAGCAAGCTTTGCCAACCCCGTCTATTGCAGCATGGAAGCGATTACGCGGCCGCAGCGGGACAAAACTCAGGCTGCTTGGGGCATTGAGACCTTGGCGCGGCGATACCCAGAAGGCATTTTTGTGGTGGGTCAGGCTCAAACGGCTCTGTCTGCCATTGTGGGGCTGTTGGAAACGGGGGATATCAAGCCAGCCTTGGTGGTGGGCACGCCAGCAGGCTTTGTGGGATTGGAAGACATGAGCGATCGCCTCTCCCAAACCCAAATTCCTCACATTCTCATCCGTGGGCGCAAGGGAAGTTCGGTGGTGGCGGCGGCGATCGTCAATGGTTTGGCGGCGCTGGCTTGGCAGGCCTATGGCCACACATCCAATGGTGTTGGGTAA